One stretch of Streptomyces sp. R21 DNA includes these proteins:
- a CDS encoding RNA polymerase sigma factor, whose product MSASTSRTLPPEIAESVSVMALIERGKAEGQIAGDDVRRAFEADQIPATQWKNVLRSLNQILEEEGVTLMVSAAEPKRTRKSVAAKSPAKRTATKTVAAKTVTAKKATAATAAPVVPASDDSTEDASAPKAAAKKTTAKKAVAKKTVAKKTAAKKTTSKKDDAELVDDEASEEGVAAGKPGEEEEEGAENKGFVLSDDDEDDAPAQQVAVAGATADPVKDYLKQIGKVPLLNAEQEVELAKRIEAGLFAEDKLANADKLAPKLKRELEIIAEDGRRAKNHLLEANLRLVVSLAKRYTGRGMLFLDLIQEGNLGLIRAVEKFDYTKGYKFSTYATWWIRQAITRAMADQARTIRIPVHMVEVINKLARVQRQMLQDLGREPTPEELAKELDMTPEKVIEVQKYGREPISLHTPLGEDGDSEFGDLIEDSEAVVPADAVSFTLLQEQLHSVLDTLSEREAGVVSMRFGLTDGQPKTLDEIGKVYGVTRERIRQIESKTMSKLRHPSRSQVLRDYLD is encoded by the coding sequence GTGTCGGCCAGCACATCCCGTACGCTCCCGCCGGAGATCGCCGAGTCCGTCTCTGTCATGGCGCTCATTGAGCGGGGAAAGGCTGAGGGGCAGATCGCCGGCGATGACGTGCGTCGGGCCTTCGAAGCTGACCAGATTCCGGCCACTCAGTGGAAGAACGTACTGCGCAGCCTCAACCAGATCCTCGAGGAAGAGGGTGTGACGCTGATGGTCAGTGCCGCGGAGCCCAAGCGCACCCGAAAGAGCGTCGCAGCGAAGAGTCCGGCCAAGCGCACCGCCACCAAGACGGTCGCCGCCAAGACGGTGACTGCCAAGAAGGCCACCGCCGCCACCGCCGCCCCCGTCGTGCCCGCTTCCGACGATTCCACCGAGGACGCGTCCGCGCCGAAGGCCGCTGCCAAGAAGACGACCGCCAAGAAGGCAGTCGCGAAGAAGACGGTCGCCAAGAAGACGGCGGCCAAGAAGACCACCTCCAAGAAGGACGACGCCGAGCTCGTCGATGACGAGGCTTCCGAAGAAGGCGTGGCCGCGGGCAAGCCCGGCGAAGAGGAAGAGGAGGGGGCCGAGAACAAGGGCTTCGTTCTCTCCGACGACGACGAGGACGACGCGCCGGCCCAGCAGGTCGCCGTGGCCGGTGCCACCGCCGACCCGGTCAAGGACTACCTCAAGCAGATCGGCAAGGTCCCGCTGCTCAACGCCGAGCAGGAGGTCGAGCTCGCCAAGCGCATCGAGGCCGGTCTGTTCGCCGAGGACAAGCTGGCCAACGCCGACAAGCTCGCCCCCAAGCTCAAGCGCGAGCTGGAGATCATCGCCGAGGACGGCCGCCGCGCCAAGAACCACCTTCTGGAGGCCAACCTCCGTCTGGTGGTCTCCCTGGCCAAGCGTTACACCGGCCGCGGCATGCTCTTCCTGGACCTCATCCAGGAGGGCAACCTCGGTCTGATCCGCGCGGTCGAGAAGTTCGACTACACCAAGGGCTACAAGTTCTCCACGTACGCCACCTGGTGGATCCGTCAGGCGATCACCCGAGCGATGGCCGACCAGGCCCGCACCATCCGTATCCCGGTGCACATGGTCGAGGTCATCAACAAGCTCGCGCGCGTGCAGCGCCAGATGCTCCAGGACCTGGGCCGCGAGCCCACCCCGGAGGAGCTGGCCAAGGAACTCGACATGACCCCGGAGAAGGTCATCGAGGTCCAGAAGTACGGCCGCGAGCCCATCTCGCTGCACACCCCCCTGGGTGAGGACGGCGACAGCGAGTTCGGTGACCTCATCGAGGACTCCGAGGCTGTCGTCCCGGCCGACGCGGTCAGCTTCACGCTCCTCCAGGAGCAGCTGCACTCGGTGCTGGACACCCTGTCCGAGCGCGAGGCGGGCGTCGTCTCGATGCGCTTCGGTCTCACCGACGGTCAGCCGAAGACCCTCGACGAGATCGGCAAGGTCTACGGCGTCACGCGCGAGCGCATCCGTCAGATCGAGTCCAAGACGATGTCGAAGCTGCGTCACCCGTCGCGTTCGCAGGTGCTGCGCGACTACCTCGACTAG
- a CDS encoding NUDIX domain-containing protein, whose protein sequence is MPYDPSAFPPFAVTVDLVVLTVRRHALCALAVRRGEQPFQGRWALPGGFVRTDEDLGQAAARELVEETGLRAHDPAAPAQDNGAHLEQLATYGDPKRDPRMRVVSVAHLALAPDLPAPRAGGDANSARWAPVEELLQQGGYGRDGEQAAPLAFDHAQILSDGVERARSKIEYSSLATAFCPTEFTVGELRRVYEAVWAVALDPRNFHRKVTGTPGFLVPTGGTTTRQGGRPAQLFRAGGATLLNPPMLRPEV, encoded by the coding sequence ATGCCCTACGACCCGTCAGCCTTTCCGCCCTTCGCTGTCACCGTGGATCTGGTCGTGCTGACCGTGCGCCGCCACGCCCTGTGCGCGTTGGCGGTACGGAGGGGCGAGCAGCCGTTCCAGGGGCGGTGGGCGCTCCCCGGCGGCTTCGTACGGACGGACGAGGACCTGGGGCAGGCGGCGGCGCGGGAGCTGGTCGAGGAGACCGGGCTGCGCGCCCACGACCCGGCCGCCCCCGCCCAGGACAACGGCGCGCACCTGGAGCAGCTCGCGACCTACGGCGACCCCAAGCGCGATCCCCGGATGCGGGTGGTCAGCGTCGCCCATCTTGCGCTGGCCCCCGATCTGCCCGCACCCAGAGCGGGAGGCGACGCCAACAGCGCGCGCTGGGCGCCCGTCGAGGAACTGCTCCAGCAGGGCGGGTACGGCCGCGACGGCGAGCAGGCGGCACCGCTCGCCTTCGACCATGCGCAGATCCTCTCGGACGGCGTGGAGCGCGCCCGGTCCAAGATCGAGTACTCGTCCCTGGCCACCGCCTTCTGCCCGACCGAGTTCACCGTCGGCGAGCTGCGCCGTGTGTACGAGGCGGTGTGGGCCGTCGCGCTCGACCCGCGCAACTTCCACCGCAAGGTGACGGGCACGCCGGGCTTCCTCGTGCCCACGGGCGGTACCACTACACGCCAGGGCGGCCGCCCCGCCCAGCTCTTCCGTGCGGGTGGCGCCACGCTGCTCAATCCGCCGATGCTGCGCCCCGAGGTCTGA
- a CDS encoding FadR/GntR family transcriptional regulator, with amino-acid sequence MSTLAHTMMTAARSADSGLAGPGELDRYPYAEAPGADRVGAPVWESADPELGRMGRRTAGSRGRGLHGQLVQQLGQMIVSGDLGADRPLVPEEIGQRFEVSRTVVRESLRVLEAKGLVSARPNVGTRVRPVSDWNLLDPDIIEWRAFGPQRDDQRRELSELRWTIEPLAARLAAGHGREDVQQRLGDMVEIMGHAMAQGDALTFSRADAEFHSLLIQLASNRMLEHLSGIVSAALQVSGGPVTGCDRPTEVSLAHHGRIADALAAADGAAAEAAMRQLLTVHPEVERVVPAPREH; translated from the coding sequence GTGAGTACCCTTGCGCACACCATGATGACCGCCGCCCGCTCCGCAGACTCCGGCCTGGCCGGCCCGGGCGAACTCGACCGCTACCCCTATGCAGAGGCCCCTGGTGCCGACCGCGTCGGCGCCCCCGTGTGGGAGAGCGCGGACCCAGAGCTGGGCCGTATGGGCCGGCGCACCGCGGGCAGCCGCGGACGCGGGCTGCACGGCCAACTCGTCCAGCAGCTGGGCCAGATGATTGTCTCCGGCGACCTGGGCGCGGACCGCCCGCTCGTGCCCGAGGAGATCGGTCAGCGGTTCGAGGTCTCCCGCACCGTCGTCCGTGAGTCGCTCCGGGTCCTGGAGGCCAAGGGCCTGGTCAGCGCCCGTCCCAACGTCGGCACGCGCGTGCGCCCCGTCAGCGACTGGAACCTCCTCGACCCGGACATCATCGAGTGGCGGGCCTTCGGGCCGCAGCGCGACGACCAGCGGCGCGAGCTGAGCGAGCTGCGCTGGACGATCGAGCCGCTCGCCGCCCGCCTCGCCGCCGGGCACGGACGCGAGGACGTCCAGCAGCGCCTCGGCGACATGGTCGAGATCATGGGCCACGCCATGGCGCAGGGTGACGCGCTGACGTTCTCGCGAGCCGATGCGGAGTTCCACTCGCTGCTCATCCAGCTCGCGAGCAACCGCATGCTGGAGCACCTCTCCGGGATCGTGTCGGCTGCCCTCCAGGTCTCCGGAGGCCCCGTCACCGGGTGTGACCGGCCGACCGAGGTCTCTCTTGCGCATCACGGCCGGATCGCCGACGCGCTCGCGGCGGCCGACGGCGCGGCGGCCGAGGCGGCCATGCGCCAACTTCTCACCGTCCACCCCGAGGTGGAGCGCGTGGTGCCCGCGCCGCGCGAGCACTGA
- a CDS encoding ATP-binding cassette domain-containing protein: MIQAIGLTSNPRKELPPAVDDVSFEAHAGRVTALLGATGAGKTTALKLMLELQQGRGITYFRGRPLHRIAHPSREIGVLLGEVPGHPARTVRGQLRMLCAAAGVPVRRADEVLEVVGLVSLRDERLGTLSRGMDRRLGLACALLSDPHTLVLDDPADGLSTREGRWLHGILRAHATQGGTVLFTTDDAKEAARSADRIVALEEGRLAADQEAADFARTRLRPRVAVRSPHAARLGALLTKEARAAQRSVEVVREDGNRLSVYGSTCADVGETAFRHSILVHQLADEIGDMGSAAVQPTGSGAPEAGAPGPARKPTDDALPPLPPPIAVRQAPSPLRPLRYELRRAAGVGTGYLVVAAVLVTSALLSVLLARIGHTPQPYLLAAWPQDFPLPPAALGAGLLGAIAFGEEFRHPALAADRGTVPRRLGLLAAKLLVSGVTALVLAVLTVGCDLEMLYLVYGRELTGVPADWLSLSAGWIGLMVGCAWAGVLAAGIFRSTTAGLAAVLAVPILVVPLVQKTLEGPSVRTAAGFSERLRELVLMQWPFGGERYLAAGVRVIAQPVGGALMLSLTALLCAYLLMTLRSRVR; encoded by the coding sequence GTGATCCAGGCCATCGGACTGACCAGCAACCCCCGCAAGGAGCTTCCGCCCGCCGTGGACGATGTGTCCTTCGAGGCACACGCGGGTCGTGTCACCGCGCTCCTCGGGGCCACGGGCGCCGGCAAGACGACAGCGCTGAAGCTCATGCTCGAACTCCAACAGGGCCGCGGAATCACCTACTTCAGAGGTCGCCCGCTGCACCGGATCGCCCATCCGTCGCGCGAGATCGGCGTGCTGCTGGGTGAGGTTCCCGGGCATCCGGCACGCACCGTCCGGGGCCAACTCCGCATGCTGTGCGCCGCCGCGGGAGTACCCGTGCGGCGCGCGGACGAAGTCCTCGAAGTGGTGGGTCTGGTCAGCCTGCGGGACGAACGACTGGGCACCCTCTCGCGCGGGATGGACCGCCGCCTCGGCCTGGCCTGCGCACTGCTGTCGGACCCGCACACCCTCGTGCTCGACGACCCCGCAGACGGGCTCTCCACACGTGAAGGCCGCTGGCTGCACGGGATCCTGCGCGCGCATGCCACCCAGGGCGGCACCGTGCTGTTCACCACGGACGACGCCAAGGAGGCCGCACGATCCGCCGACCGGATCGTCGCGCTGGAGGAGGGCAGGCTCGCCGCCGACCAGGAGGCCGCCGACTTCGCCCGCACACGACTGCGCCCCAGGGTCGCTGTCCGCAGCCCGCACGCCGCCCGTCTCGGCGCTCTGCTCACCAAGGAAGCCCGGGCCGCACAGCGCTCGGTGGAGGTCGTACGAGAGGACGGCAACCGCCTCTCGGTGTACGGCAGCACGTGCGCCGACGTCGGCGAGACGGCCTTCCGGCACAGCATCCTCGTACACCAACTAGCCGACGAGATCGGCGACATGGGGTCGGCCGCCGTGCAGCCGACCGGGAGCGGAGCACCCGAAGCAGGCGCGCCCGGCCCGGCCCGGAAGCCGACAGACGACGCGCTGCCGCCGCTCCCGCCCCCCATCGCCGTACGGCAGGCTCCCAGCCCACTGCGACCGCTGCGCTACGAACTGCGTCGCGCCGCCGGGGTCGGCACCGGCTACCTGGTCGTGGCCGCCGTGCTCGTCACCTCCGCACTCCTGTCCGTACTCCTCGCCAGAATCGGGCACACGCCCCAGCCGTACCTCCTGGCGGCGTGGCCGCAGGATTTCCCGCTGCCGCCCGCCGCGCTCGGCGCGGGGCTGCTCGGGGCGATCGCCTTCGGCGAGGAGTTCCGCCACCCCGCCCTGGCCGCGGACCGCGGCACCGTGCCCCGCCGCCTGGGACTGCTCGCCGCCAAACTTCTCGTCTCCGGAGTCACCGCGCTGGTGCTGGCAGTCCTCACCGTGGGCTGCGACCTCGAAATGCTCTATCTCGTCTACGGACGGGAGCTCACCGGAGTTCCCGCGGACTGGCTCTCCCTGAGTGCCGGTTGGATCGGCCTCATGGTGGGCTGTGCCTGGGCGGGCGTACTGGCCGCGGGCATCTTCCGGTCCACGACCGCCGGGCTGGCCGCGGTGCTCGCCGTGCCGATCCTCGTCGTACCGCTCGTACAAAAGACCTTGGAGGGACCGTCCGTGCGGACGGCCGCCGGGTTTTCGGAGCGGCTGCGCGAGCTCGTGCTGATGCAGTGGCCATTCGGCGGGGAGCGCTATCTGGCGGCCGGGGTGCGGGTGATCGCCCAACCCGTGGGCGGCGCGCTGATGTTGTCGCTGACCGCCCTGCTCTGCGCATATCTGCTCATGACCCTGCGGAGCAGGGTCCGATGA
- a CDS encoding glycogen debranching N-terminal domain-containing protein, with translation MCVALPGLVISTEQGQLTGQGLEGFYRAGRRVLSRLQVRVAGREPLAVGARMVGADRARFVGTLRASADGGPDPDVVVERMRHADGTERITLRSAAVRTLRVPVEVALGTDLAELGSVASGRAGPELPASVHDSGLRWSGAAGHVAVTADPPPTDALASAGLLRWELELPPGGSRSVELRVRPDGAGPIRVVGREVTSPLASARAVGDDPRVQALLRTCVEDLQVLLLRDPGNPADMHLAAGAPWRCGLAPAEALVAARMTLPLGTRLAAGTLRTLARTQLMGPGPQSGLIPGPRRDAGPHLPPGCTGTEATLLFPVLLAEARRWGLAEQEVQELLPTAERCLRWLRAAVGNGTYLPDPHPGGPLRCETQAHAHRAALLGADLLDVHGRPGSSGLRQWAEELRTAFHEDFWVEDRGGGRPAAARAPDGRLVSPLGAAAAHLLDTGLLGSGEAAPGLLDRVRTEQLARLLGSPAMDSGWGLRSLGAKEVAYNPFGHRSGAVRVQETAVAVAGLAAAGFEKEAGSLLEGVLAAAETFGYRLPEMYAGEQRTEGSAPLPHPAACRPAATAAAAGVLLLATLAGIRPDAPAGTVTLRPVRSAPLGAIGLTGLRIAGAPFSVRVSRLGLAMVEEATDGLRLGA, from the coding sequence ATCTGTGTCGCCCTGCCGGGGCTGGTGATCTCCACGGAGCAGGGGCAGCTGACCGGCCAGGGGCTGGAGGGGTTCTATCGCGCCGGACGACGGGTGCTCTCCCGCCTCCAGGTGCGGGTGGCCGGCCGGGAGCCGCTCGCCGTGGGGGCCCGGATGGTCGGCGCCGACCGAGCCCGCTTCGTGGGAACGCTGCGCGCATCCGCCGACGGTGGGCCGGACCCGGATGTCGTTGTCGAACGGATGCGCCACGCGGACGGCACAGAACGGATCACCTTGCGGAGCGCCGCCGTCCGCACCCTGCGGGTGCCCGTCGAGGTGGCCTTGGGCACGGACCTCGCGGAACTGGGCTCGGTCGCCTCGGGTCGCGCCGGGCCTGAACTGCCCGCGAGCGTCCACGACTCGGGCCTGCGGTGGTCCGGTGCCGCCGGGCATGTGGCCGTCACCGCCGACCCACCGCCCACTGATGCCCTGGCCTCCGCGGGGCTGTTGCGATGGGAGCTGGAACTGCCGCCGGGTGGTAGCAGAAGTGTGGAGCTGCGCGTGCGGCCGGACGGCGCGGGACCCATCAGAGTGGTGGGACGGGAGGTGACCAGTCCGCTGGCATCCGCTCGCGCCGTGGGCGACGACCCCAGGGTCCAGGCCCTTCTGCGGACGTGCGTCGAGGACCTACAGGTCCTGTTGCTGCGCGATCCCGGGAACCCGGCCGACATGCACCTCGCGGCAGGGGCGCCGTGGCGCTGCGGCCTCGCCCCGGCCGAGGCGCTCGTCGCGGCGCGGATGACGCTGCCGCTGGGCACCCGGCTGGCCGCGGGCACGCTGCGGACCCTGGCCCGCACCCAACTCATGGGCCCAGGGCCGCAGTCGGGGCTGATCCCCGGACCGCGACGGGACGCCGGCCCGCACCTGCCACCCGGCTGCACGGGCACCGAGGCGACGCTGCTCTTCCCGGTGCTTCTCGCTGAGGCCCGGCGCTGGGGGCTCGCGGAACAGGAGGTCCAGGAACTGCTGCCCACCGCTGAGCGGTGCCTGCGCTGGCTCCGGGCCGCTGTCGGGAACGGCACCTATCTGCCCGACCCGCATCCCGGCGGACCGCTGCGCTGTGAGACACAGGCGCACGCCCACCGGGCAGCGCTGCTGGGCGCAGATCTGCTCGATGTGCACGGGCGGCCGGGGTCTTCGGGGCTGCGGCAGTGGGCCGAGGAGCTGCGGACGGCGTTCCATGAGGATTTCTGGGTCGAGGACCGGGGAGGCGGCAGACCTGCTGCCGCCCGAGCCCCGGACGGACGCTTAGTGTCCCCCCTCGGAGCGGCCGCCGCCCATCTCCTCGACACCGGTCTGCTCGGTTCCGGCGAGGCGGCCCCCGGTCTGCTCGACAGAGTGCGGACGGAGCAGCTGGCGCGGCTGCTCGGCAGCCCGGCCATGGACTCGGGCTGGGGGCTGCGCAGCCTGGGGGCGAAGGAGGTGGCGTACAACCCGTTCGGTCATCGCTCCGGTGCCGTGCGGGTGCAGGAGACCGCGGTCGCTGTCGCGGGGCTGGCCGCGGCGGGCTTTGAGAAGGAGGCGGGCTCGCTGCTGGAGGGCGTACTGGCGGCGGCCGAGACCTTTGGGTACCGGCTCCCGGAGATGTACGCGGGTGAGCAGCGCACCGAAGGGAGCGCTCCCCTGCCCCATCCCGCCGCCTGTCGGCCCGCGGCCACCGCCGCGGCCGCGGGAGTGCTGCTCCTTGCCACGCTCGCGGGGATCCGCCCCGACGCTCCGGCCGGGACGGTGACCTTGCGCCCGGTACGCAGTGCGCCGCTGGGCGCGATCGGACTGACGGGGCTGCGGATCGCCGGTGCCCCCTTCTCCGTACGGGTCAGCAGGCTCGGTCTCGCCATGGTCGAGGAGGCGACCGACGGACTGCGACTGGGAGCGTGA